CGAGCGGGCGTACCCTTGCGCCGCGAAGCAGGCGTTTTCCTCGTGGCGGACGAGGTAGTGCTTCACCTTGGCGTCGTAGAGCACGTCGTAGAAGGGGAGGGTCACGCCGCCCGGGTAGCCGAAGAGGCACTCGACGCCTTCCCGGAGAAGGCACTCCACAAGGATATTTGCGCCGGTCATGAGGTTCGACATATCGGGTCCCTTTCCGGAAGGGGTCGGAAAACGCCGGTTTGTCCTGATAGGACGCACGGTTTCGCCCTTCGGTTCCGTCCGGCGGAGCGCATTTCGATGTCCGCGGCGTGTTGACAGTGCGGACCGGGTCATGTATAAGTTTCTTTTGCTTGATGGGGTGGTAGTTAAGCTGGTTATAACGCCGGCCTGTCACGCCGGAGGCCGCGGGTTCAAGTCCCGTCCACCCCGCCATGAATATTCGGAGCCCCTCCGGGAGTCGGTCCGGGGGGGCTTTCTGCTTTTCTCCGTGTCGTGCCATCTCCTCGATTGCAGGGAAATCGGAGCCGCCGTTGTCCTGGGAACTTTTATGCTGACCGTCACCAACCTCTCCAAAACCTATGGGAGGCAGCCCCTGTTCGAGGGGGCCTCGTTCCAGGTGGGCCCCGGCGAGCGGGTGGGGGTGGTGGGACGCAACGGGTCGGGGAAGACCACCCTCTTCCGGATCCTCCTCGGGGAGGAGGCCGCCGACACCGGCGCGGTGACCGTTCCCGCCGGGTACCGGATCGGGTACCTCGCGCAGCATCTCCGGTTCGACCACCCGACGGTGCTCGCGGAAGCGGCCTCGGCGCTGCCTCCGCGGGAGGACGGCACGGACGAGACGTATCGTGCCAAGGCGGTCCTCGCCGGACTCGGATTTTCCGAGGACGACTTTCCCGTGGATCCGGCCGCCCTGTCCGGCGGCTACCAGGTTCGCCTCAACCTCGCCCGTACCCTCCTTTCCGGGCCCGATCTCCTCCTGCTCGACGAGCCGACCAACTACCTGGACGTCGTCTCCATCCGGTGGCTGCGCCGCTTCCTGTGCGGCTGGAGGGGAGCGCTCCTGATGATCACCCACGACCGGGATTTCATGGACGGGGTCACGACCCACACGATGGCGATCCACCGCTCCCGGGTGCGGAAGATGTCCGGCGGGACGGAGAAGCTCTA
This genomic stretch from Deltaproteobacteria bacterium harbors:
- a CDS encoding ATP-binding cassette domain-containing protein; this encodes MLTVTNLSKTYGRQPLFEGASFQVGPGERVGVVGRNGSGKTTLFRILLGEEAADTGAVTVPAGYRIGYLAQHLRFDHPTVLAEAASALPPREDGTDETYRAKAVLAGLGFSEDDFPVDPAALSGGYQVRLNLARTLLSGPDLLLLDEPTNYLDVVSIRWLRRFLCGWRGALLMITHDRDFMDGVTTHTMAIHRSRVRKMSGGTEKL